In a single window of the Coffea eugenioides isolate CCC68of chromosome 3, Ceug_1.0, whole genome shotgun sequence genome:
- the LOC113766522 gene encoding integrin-linked protein kinase 1-like encodes MDLAAQLKRGISRQFSTGSLRRSGKFSFGRQNSMDPRRNNLRFSFGRQSSLDPIRRSPTSEDGLSVPENLDSTMQLLFLACKGDVEGLQDLLDQGVDVNSIDLDGRTALHIAACEGHVDVVKLLLSRKANIDARDRWGSTAAADAKYYGNIEVYNVLKARGAKAPKTRKTPMTVSNPREVPEYELNPMDIQIRRSDGISKGSYQVAKWNGTKVSVKILDKDSHSDPEIINAFRHELTLLEKVRHPNVVQFVGAVTQEIPMMILLEYHKIDDLPSFTQVNDKDHTITKLMVGQFSNVQKANWIFLNSFDKLEYEMYGKLGFESRANDKGIVTREEISMSIKAVTEVESAKEFRRNAKTWKELEQQDTSQGGSSHKNIEEFLAQVLSI; translated from the exons ATGGATTTAGCAGCGCAGCTGAAGCGGGGAATATCGAGGCAATTCTCAACTGGATCGTTGAGAAGAAGCGGGAAATTCAGTTTTGGGCGGCAGAATTCGATGGATCCCAGGCGGAATAATTTGCGCTTCAGTTTCGGACGCCAATCTTCGCTTGATCCGATCAGGAGAAGTCCGACGAGCGAGGACGGCTTGTCTGTGCCGGAGAATTTGGACTCCACAATGCAGCTTTTGTTCTTGGCTTGTAAAGGAGATGTCGAGGGCCTGCAGGATTTGTTGGATCAAGGGGTTGATGTTAACAGTATTGATTTGGATGGCAGGACTGCTCTGCATATTGCTGCTTGCGAAGGACATGTGGATGTTGTCAAGCTTTTGTTGAGTCGAAAGGCTAATATTGATGCCCGTGATCGATGGGGCAGCACG GCTGCTGCAGATGCCAAATACTATGGGAACATTGAAGTTTACAATGTTTTGAAGGCCCGTGGAGCCAAAGCTCCG AAAACCAGAAAGACACCAATGACTGTTTCTAATCCTCGGGAAGTTCCAGAGTATGAGCTCAATCCCATGGATATTCAAATCCGGAGAAGTGATGGTATCTCTAAG GGATCATATCAAGTAGCAAAATGGAATGGCACAAAAGTTTCAGTTAAGATACTTGACAAGGATAGCCATTCAGACCCTGAAATAAT AAATGCTTTCAGACATGAGTTGACGTTGTTAGAAAAGGTTCGGCATCCCAATGTTGTTCAGTTTgttggggctgtcacacaagaAATACCCATGATGATACTTCTAGAGTATCACAAA ATTGATGATCTTCCTTCGTTTACCCAAGTCAATGACAAGGATCACACCATTACTAAGTTGATGGTAGGGCAATTCTCTAATGTTCAGAAAGCAAATTGGATATTTCTCAACTCCTTTGACAAGCTGGAATATGAG ATGTATGGCAAACTGGGGTTCGAGTCAAGGGCCAATGACAAGGGAATTGTTACTAGAGAAGAAATTTCAATGTCCATAAAGGCAGTTACTGAGGTCGAGAGCGCAAAGGAATTCAGAAGAAATGCTAAGACGTGGAAGGAGTTGGAACAACAGGATACATCCCAGGGTGGAAGTTCTCACAAGAACATCGAAGAGTTTCTTGCACAAGTTTTAAGCATCTAA
- the LOC113766523 gene encoding UDP-glycosyltransferase 74E1-like — protein sequence MDQGTIQLPLDKSVTVKLPSMPALESNDLPDLQYFPDPDSVITRTLLDQFSNIDKVDFILFNTFEELEDEVATWMAERWPIKTVGPTAPLLFVDKRLENGNDQQGNYLFETNAEACLKWLDERETCSVVYVSFGSIAAPGEDQIEEVAEALLRSNCKFLWVVREEEESKLPKNFKSESSEQGLIINWCPQLEVLAHRAIACFLTHCGWNSTIEALSAGVPMIAVPQWVDQTTNAKFIADVWQTGLRVKLNDKGFVGREEFEYCIREITEGEREKKIRRNAKKWKELAIQAVGEGGSSCRNIEDFATSLLSIP from the exons ATGGACCAGGGAACAATACAGCTTCCTCTTGATAAGTCTGTTACTGTAAAATTGCCTTCAATGCCAGCACTAGAAAGCAATGATCTTCCTGATCTCCAGTACTTCCCTGATCCAGATAGTGTTATCACAAGGACTCTTCTTGATCAGTTCTCTAACATTGACAAAGTTGATTTCATTCTGTTCAACACTTTCGAAGAATTGGAGGATGAG GTGGCAACATGGATGGCAGAAAGGTGGCCAATTAAGACAGTTGGACCAACAGCTCCACTACTTTTTGTAGACAAAAGACTAGAGAATGGCAATGATCAACAAGGGAACTATCTGTTTGAGACAAACGCTGAAGCTTGTTTAAAATGGTTGGACGAAAGAGAAACCTGTTCTGTAGTTTATGTATCGTTTGGGAGCATTGCAGCGCCCGGAGAAGATCAGATCGAGGAAGTGGCAGAGGCCCTCCTGAGGAGCAACTGCAAATTCCTTTGGGTAGTcagggaagaagaagagagtAAGCTGCCAAAGAATTTCAAGTCTGAGTCTTCAGAGCAAGGCCTAATCATAAACTGGTGTCCACAACTTGAGGTCTTAGCCCACCGGGCGATCGCGTGTTTCTTGACTCATTGTGGATGGAATTCAACCATTGAAGCTCTGAGTGCAGGTGTGCCAATGATAGCAGTGCCACAATGGGTTGATCAAACTACTAATGCTAAGTTTATTGCTGATGTATGGCAAACGGGGCTTAGAGTGAAGCTAAATGATAAAGGATTTGTCGGAAGAGAAGAGTTTGAGTATTGTATCAGAGAAATTACTGAGGGTGAAAGGGAGAAGAAGATCAGAAGAAATGCtaagaaatggaaggaattgGCCATACAGGCAGTAGGAGAAGGTGGAAGTTCTTGTAGGAACATCGAAGATTTTGCAACCTCACTTTTGTCCATACCCTGA